Proteins co-encoded in one Rhodococcus sp. PAMC28707 genomic window:
- a CDS encoding alpha/beta hydrolase family protein, with protein sequence MLCVLTPSAVGVSVVSAEDLPVTSATSGDGSRIVSSTRIDDRRSTLEVYSAAMDKNIPVQVMTPADGSVPRPVLYLLNGAGGGEDSATWQSQTDSTEFFADKNAFVVTPQSGKWSYYTDWISDDPVLGRNKWQTFIGEELPPLIDAQFDTNGIQSIAALSMSGTSVLNLAIAYPGLYKGVAAYSGCAQTSDPLGQQFVKLVVELYGGGNVENMWGPLDGPVWRENDPLLNAEKLRGTEIYMSTGTGLPGIPNDTPLNPRFAEGKATLFPDQLLVGGGIEAVVNFCTSNMAKELYRLGIPAEVNFRPVGTHSWGYWQDDLHASWPMLAHSLGI encoded by the coding sequence ATGTTGTGTGTGCTGACGCCGTCCGCGGTAGGTGTGAGCGTCGTGTCCGCCGAGGACCTACCCGTGACGTCGGCGACATCCGGCGATGGTTCGCGCATCGTGTCGTCCACCCGCATCGATGATCGCCGGTCGACGCTGGAGGTCTACTCGGCGGCCATGGACAAGAACATTCCAGTCCAGGTGATGACCCCCGCCGACGGCTCTGTTCCACGGCCGGTTCTCTACCTGTTGAACGGCGCGGGAGGCGGCGAGGACTCCGCAACGTGGCAGTCCCAGACGGATTCGACCGAATTCTTTGCCGACAAGAACGCTTTCGTGGTTACGCCGCAGTCCGGAAAATGGTCCTACTACACCGACTGGATTAGCGATGATCCAGTCCTCGGTCGAAACAAATGGCAGACCTTCATCGGCGAGGAACTCCCACCGTTGATCGATGCACAGTTCGATACCAACGGAATTCAGTCGATAGCGGCCCTCTCCATGTCCGGCACCTCGGTTCTGAATTTGGCCATCGCCTATCCAGGTCTCTACAAGGGCGTGGCCGCCTACAGTGGATGCGCGCAGACCTCGGATCCGCTCGGGCAGCAGTTCGTGAAGTTGGTTGTCGAGTTGTACGGCGGCGGAAACGTCGAGAACATGTGGGGACCGCTCGACGGACCGGTGTGGCGTGAAAACGACCCACTCCTCAACGCTGAAAAGCTGCGTGGCACCGAGATCTACATGAGCACCGGCACCGGGCTACCCGGCATTCCCAACGACACACCGCTGAATCCTCGATTCGCGGAAGGCAAGGCCACACTGTTCCCGGACCAGCTACTGGTCGGCGGCGGTATCGAGGCCGTCGTGAATTTCTGCACCTCGAACATGGCCAAAGAGCTGTATCGACTCGGAATCCCTGCCGAGGTGAATTTCCGTCCCGTCGGAACTCACTCGTGGGGTTACTGGCAGGACGATCTCCACGCGTCGTGGCCGATGCTGGCGCATTCGCTCGGTATCTGA
- the hisD gene encoding histidinol dehydrogenase, with the protein MSARIELARVDLRGRTPSTAELRGALPRGGVDVDAVLHQVRPVVEAVRDRGADAALDYSEQFDGVRPDRVRVPAQALVDALAELDPAVREALEVAIARTRLVHAEQRRTDTTTTVVPGGTVTERWIPVDRVGLYVPGGNAVYPSSVVMNVVPAQTAGVGSLVVASPPQAAFGGLPHPTILAAAQLLGVEEVWAVGGGQGIALLTYGGTDTDGTELAPVDLITGPGNIYVTAAKRLCRGIVGIDAEAGPTEIAILADDSADPKHVAADMISQAEHDVMAASVLVTTSPELADAVDAALEAQLAFTKHAERVATALSGQQSGTILVDDIDQGLAVVNAYAAEHLEIQTNDAAAVAAKVRSAGAVFVGAWSPVSLGDYCAGSNHVLPTAGCARHSSGLSVQTFLRGVHVVDYSEAALKDVAGHVIALANAEDLPAHGEAVRLRFEGLSS; encoded by the coding sequence ATGTCTGCCCGCATCGAGCTCGCTCGCGTGGATCTACGCGGTCGAACTCCATCCACTGCCGAACTACGCGGCGCACTCCCACGAGGTGGAGTGGATGTCGATGCTGTTCTCCATCAGGTGCGCCCAGTCGTCGAAGCAGTTCGCGATCGCGGTGCCGACGCCGCACTCGACTACTCCGAGCAGTTCGACGGCGTCCGCCCGGACCGGGTCCGCGTCCCTGCTCAGGCGCTCGTCGACGCTCTTGCCGAGTTGGACCCCGCAGTGCGCGAGGCACTCGAAGTCGCCATCGCACGGACACGATTGGTGCATGCCGAACAACGGCGCACCGACACCACCACCACTGTGGTCCCCGGTGGAACGGTCACCGAGCGATGGATCCCGGTCGACCGCGTCGGACTCTATGTTCCCGGCGGCAACGCCGTCTACCCCTCCTCGGTCGTCATGAACGTCGTTCCCGCTCAGACCGCGGGCGTCGGTTCCTTGGTCGTGGCATCCCCACCGCAGGCTGCGTTCGGTGGATTGCCACACCCGACCATTCTGGCCGCCGCGCAACTGCTCGGGGTCGAGGAAGTATGGGCTGTCGGCGGCGGGCAAGGTATTGCGTTGCTCACCTATGGCGGCACGGACACCGACGGAACGGAACTTGCACCGGTGGACTTGATCACCGGGCCCGGCAATATCTACGTCACTGCAGCCAAGCGGCTGTGTCGTGGGATCGTCGGAATCGATGCCGAGGCCGGCCCTACCGAAATCGCAATTCTGGCCGACGATTCTGCTGACCCGAAACATGTCGCCGCCGACATGATCAGTCAAGCCGAGCACGACGTCATGGCGGCGAGTGTTCTCGTCACCACGAGTCCGGAGCTCGCCGACGCGGTCGACGCGGCTCTGGAGGCACAGCTCGCGTTCACCAAGCACGCCGAGCGTGTCGCGACAGCACTATCCGGCCAGCAGTCCGGAACGATCCTCGTCGACGACATCGACCAGGGCCTTGCCGTCGTGAATGCGTATGCGGCCGAGCACCTGGAGATTCAAACGAACGATGCAGCTGCTGTCGCTGCGAAGGTACGCAGTGCGGGCGCAGTATTCGTCGGTGCCTGGTCTCCGGTCAGTCTCGGTGACTACTGCGCGGGCTCGAATCACGTTCTTCCGACGGCGGGTTGTGCCCGTCACTCGTCCGGACTGAGTGTTCAGACGTTCCTGCGTGGAGTCCACGTCGTCGACTACTCGGAAGCGGCGTTGAAGGATGTCGCGGGTCACGTGATCGCGCTTGCCAATGCCGAGGATCTTCCAGCGCACGGCGAGGCAGTCCGGCTTCGTTTCGAAGGGTTGTCCTCGTGA